Within the Nicotiana tabacum cultivar K326 chromosome 11, ASM71507v2, whole genome shotgun sequence genome, the region tcacttcagccagacatggatatttctcgtattcaggcatacgctcagggtgtagaggagcgtaaacagAAACAGAGGGCCGATCATGAGCATAATAGGGCCCAAAATAAGAGAGCAAGGTcctcgggtccttctggtgagtttcgaggtggtcagaggtAGCAGTACTTGAGGTATCCATCCCAGCCTTCGGCTAGcgcaccccctcagtttggcggtaagagatttgatcgttcttcatattcagggtctggtcagaattccagggcctcaggttctcagtataggggtgagtcaaatcagatgaggccgCTTTTGCCATGATGTGCTCAATGTGGTAAGTAGCATACCGGGCAGAggttaggtgtttgttatacttgcggTTATCCGGgacacgttatgagggattgctcgatgagaggtgatgcaagcatagctcagctaTCGGGATCTGcagctggttcgtcatcatcaatACACCCCCCTAGTCAAGGTCCCCAAGCACCAAtaagtcgtggtagaggtagaggcggagcatctagctcgagcaaccctcagaaccgcatttatgcgttggcaggaTGACATGACCAGGAGTCATctcctgatgttgttacaggtatattatcagtctcctcatatgatgtatatacactgattgacccaggttccaccttatcatacgttactccgttggttgctagtaagtttgaaataaaacctgaattggttaaaccttttgaggtatctacacctgttggggactcggtgatagctaagcaagtataCATGGGttgtatagtagtagttcatggtcgacctaccatagtagacttaatcgagttagatatagtagaatttgatgttataatgggtatgaattggttggattcttgtcatgccaacgttgattgtagatcaaagatagtccgatttcaatttccaggggagcctattttggagtggaaaggtaacacggcatcgctgagaggtagatttatttcctatctcaaggaaaggaagatgatcagaaatggttgtatttatcacttagttcgggttcaggatatggaagtggagtcaccaaccattcagtccatcccggTGGTGAATGAGTTTCCCGATATTTTCCCCGATGAGCTTTCGGGTCTCCctccagagcgagaaattgagttttctattgacctactaccagatactcacccaatatctattcctccctatagaatggcccccgtagagctgaaagagttgaaaggacaactaaaggacttgcttgaaaaaggttttatcagacctagtacgtcaccgtggggagcacctgttttgtttgtgagaaaaaagatggttcattacgaatgtgtattgattataggcagctgaataaggtgacgatcaagaataagtacccgctgccgagaattgatgatttatttgatcagttgcaaggtaccaaatgtttttcaaagatagacttgaggtctgggtaccatcaggtaagagTTAAGGataaagatattccaaagacagcattcaggactagatatgggcactttgagtttcgagtTATGTtgttcggtctgaccaatgccccaacagtattcatggatttaatgaactgTGTGTTCAGGACTTTTTTTAGATctattcgtaattgtatttattgatgatatattggtatattctcattcagaggctgagcatgcagatcatctgCGTATTGTGCTTAGAGTTCTACAGGAAGGGAagctgtatgcaaaattttctaaatgtgaattctggttgaactctgtagctttccttgggcatgctATTTCGGGTGAAGAtatccgggtggatacacaaaagatttgaggtagtaaagacttggcctagacccacaacaccgacggaggttcgtagctttctcagtttggtaggttattacagAATAttcgtggaaggattttcttccctttcaacacctttgacaaagttgactcagaagggagcaaagtttcaatagactgatgcttgtgaacggagtttccaggcagtAAAGGGCAGATTAAcatcagcaccggttctaacgcttccagaagggaccgatggttatgctatctattgcgatgcttcaagcattggattgggttgtgtactgatgcagcatggtaaggttgtggcttatgcttctagacaactaagaaagcacgagaagaactacccaacccatgatttagagttagccggggtgattcatgcactaaagatgtggagacACTACTTGTATGATATTCATGtcgatatctatacggatcataagagcctctagtacatcttcaagcaaaaggaattgaatctacatcaaaggagatggttggagctacttaaagactatgacgttgatattttatactatccggggaaggcgaacatagtagccgacgccctcagtcGTAGATTTATGGGTAacctatcatatttacagccgAAAAAGAGGGGAATaacccatgaggttcatcagctagctagtcttagaGTTCGGATACTAGACTCAGGTGACATtagaattactcttcaggatacaacaacatcctctttagtaactaaagtaaaggaacgccagtacgaggatcctgtgttagatcattatagggataccacccctcagaaAGAGAAGACACCGTTTGAGATTACAGAAGATTGGGTCCTTAAATATCGAgaacgattatgtgtccctaatgttgcagggctgcgtcaGCATTTTATGTGAGAAACTCACTATtttcgttattctatccatccaggagcgacaaatatgtatcatgatatcaggggagTATATTGGTGATGGAATGAAAAAtgatatagcggagtttgttgctcagtgtctaactatcagcaggttaagattgagcatcagaaacccggtgggttattgcaagctatggagattccgacttggaaatgggaagtaatcaatatggacttcattgtatgcttacctcgtacccagcataagttcgattcgatatgggtgattattgataggcttacaaagtcagcccattttctgtccgttagaactacatatacCTCAGAGGACTATACGAGGCTTTATATCAatgagatagtacgactgcatggtgtccctgtatttatcatctcggatagaggagcttaatttacagctaacttctggagggccttccaaaaaggattggggattcaagtaaatcttagtacgacatttcatccccagacagacggacaggctgatcgtactattcaaacactggaggatatgttacgagcttgtatAATAGACTTCAAAGatagctgggatgatcatatgccgcttattgagttcgcatagaataatagttaccattccagtattcggATGGCtacatacgaagctctttacagaCAAAAATGTTgatcgcctatagggtggtttgatgttggagaatctggattacatgggccagacctagttcaACAAGctctagaaaaagtaaagcttattcgggatcgactattgacagctcagagtcattagaagtcatattctgacgtgcgacgTCGAGATTTAGATTTtagggttgatgactgggtattcttaagagtgtcacctatgaagggtgtgatgaggtttgacaaggaaggaaaacttagcccacggtatattgggccttataggatcattcggagagtgggccaagtagcttatgagttagaattgccctcggagttggagtctgtccatccgatttttcacatatctatgttacggaagtgcattggcgatcctacccgagtggtacCCACGAATGATGTACAAATTATAGAagacttatcatacgaggaagttccgattgccatcctagaccgacaaatccgcaagctgcggAATATGGAGGTAGCCTttgtgaaagtactttggagaaacaacaatgcggaagaaatgacttgggaggccgaggaaaacatgaagtctagatatccctacttatttcctcctccataGAAGGGTCCGAATGAGACATCATAaccataaggtacgtgtataaattcttgtgtcggttattgtcgttggtcatgTGAAACCATTGTTgttattcataattatggtccTGTGTGTCgttggattattaagcttctacggcAAGAGTTGGTAGTGGTGTTATTACAGAGACGACCCTGCCAAAAGTTACATAGATCAcagggagttgaacattcgaggacgaatatttctaaggggggaaggatgttacatctcgcatttttcatacgttaaaattttgttttcagttaaccgacgtagactcgggggtgATATCATCTTGAAgttaacgtatttacgctatttataacaagcgataaagaagtgtcatgaaggataaagggtacacgaattaaagaaaacgagtttcgttgaaagtggccaatttgggataaaatataggttaagcaataatacccgataattaggaactagtaccatgcaaagtaccacatgaccacggtagtataatatataaagtatatatgaattattttaaaaataaatagaattttaagtaatttgtgataatttttaaattatgcgtgtaattgattaattatcgggtaacaggacattacttAGTTAACTAAATAAGTCAAGCAAAAAAAATTAATATCCCACCCCACCCACGTGGCACAAGGCCACCAAACAAGAAGATGATTCATAAGCATTTATGAATAGGTGTCTAATCTACACCTAAGGTTTAAAATAAAGTCTAAAGTTAACCAAGATAAGACTTAAAAGTCTTATCTCTTTTCAACAATAAGAACAAATAACGTTGGGGGAGCTTCTGTATTAGTTGGAAAGGTTGAGGAAATAAACCTCATTGTTCAAAAAACGTCCAACAATCATTGCATTGAAACCAAGAGCGTTGAATCAGAATCCATTCATCCAAAATCCAAGCCAATTTTGTTCCTCAAGTTCAAAAGCGCAGAAGCTTAAATTCGATTTttgggttctaagttcaatccacgaaggtttccaatGGGATAATTATATGGAGTTgttcctactctaggtatgtaaaagccctcccttctttcttttggcatggtccaaattatacagaagaaatgagcaaacacacagttttcataaattactctattcatagaaatagtaggggtgtctatattcttgattccccatgaaaaatactattatcttctgttcatgggtctcagaataatacacagttgaaaaagtttatctggaaggaatgttgagattattacatatttttcatgcatttcactcatttatacatgtgcattgacccatgaccagatggtgttatatacgcgtatatatgtaaatatatgtatatgagatatgggaaaaggttacggcgttatatacgcaccaccaattgatcagctggtatatgttgatgatgttgcccatagtggccgagacgatatgatgggatgccctcaatggcttgatgatattatgcacactcatacctatgcatgacacgacatttatacacACGTGTACGACATTATAAACGttacagaatttacaaagttattcagatttaaagatgtatttccttattctatgtttcaGCTGtttcttttacgtactaattttcatgccttacatatttgtacattttttgtactgacacCCTATTTCATGGGGCtggcatttcatgcccgcaggtgcaggtaggcaagccgacgatcccccttcttaggatccctgatcagcgagagttggcgtgctccatttgatccggagctgcttttgattttggtacgatgtgtgtgtatatatatgagAGTtggtgctccacttgatccggagcttcattcgattttggtacgatatgtttatatatatatatatgggaatgacgtggctcagtcccgtcatTGTACAGTtgtgtttctattagaggtctgtagacattATGTCTAGTttggttgtatgtggccttgtcggatttcagttttggatgtatagttgtctatagaagccttgccggctcgcccactgtattctgcatgtatacgtacataagCCCTGACGGCAGGTTTCCTTTACGTATGTTAATTTCGTAATGCAGCAGacgttattcaggttcatatcttagacgcatgcttagggatgtttgacaggtaggactcaagcACCTGTCGCGGCCTGCCAATTTGGTTCGTGTCACATAGCCTATGATTGATCTCCTAGTATTGGGGCAAGTAGCCCAATCAGAGTCACAGTAAGCTGTGAGTGTATGCGTTTCTCCTTTCTTCAAGAATATACCAAGGCCTAGTGAACCTTTGATGTATCTAATGATCCTCATTGCTGCATTCAAAGGAGACTGTTTTGGCCTTTGCATAAATTGACTCAGAGCCTACACAACAAAGCATAGGTCTGGTCTTGTGATTGTCAAGTATAACAACTTCCCTATTAGTTTCTGATATGCTATTATATCTCCCATTCTGCATCTTCAGTGATTCCCATATGCTTATCATAATCTGTAGTTGTTAGCTTGTGATTGAGTTCCATTGGTATGGAAGCAGGTTTACAACTACTAAGCCCTACTTCAGAGATCAACTCcaaagcatattttctttgattgagAACTATTCCTTCTTTTGACCTCATCACCTCTGTGCCCAAAAAATATCTCAATTCCCCCAGGTCCTTCATCTTGAAATTACCATGCAAGGAATCCTTTGCCTCGTGTATCAAGTCAACATTACTTCCTGTGATTAGTAAGTCATCTACATACACTAGAATGACTACAATATCAGCTCCtcttttttttagtaaaaatggAATGATCATATGGGCTTTGTATATATCCAGCTTGCACAAGGGCAGTGGTTAGCTTTATATTCCACTGTCTAGAAGCCCGTTTGAGTCCATACAAGGATTTCAACAACCTGCATACCATGTACTCCCCCTGTTGTCGGAAACCTTGAGGCATCTCCATGTAGACTTCTTCTTCTAAGTCACCTTAGAGAAAAGCATTATTAACATCCATATGAAACAATGGCCAGTCATTTGATGTTGCAACTGCAATGACTGTCCTAACTGTGACCATTTTTGCCACAGGTGAAAAAGTTTCATGGTAGTCAAGCAATTCTTGTTGAGTGTAGCCCTTGGCTACTAACTTTGCTTTATATCTATCAACCTCTCCATTTGCCTTGTACTTAATCTTGTACACCCATTTTGACCCTACTTTTTACTTTCCTAGTGGTAAGGGTACCACCTCCCAAGTTTGATTATCTTCAAGAGATTTAACATCTTGCTTCATTGGCTCAATCCAATTCTTATCAGTTGCAGCTTCCTTAAAGCTTCTAGGTTCAGTGAGAATTGAGAAAGCTTGTAGATAAGCCTGATATAGGGTAAACAAATGTGAATAATCAACATGGTTGGATATAGGATACCTGTGACCTGATGAACCTTTAGTAGGGTATGCTAGTAGTACATTGGGGAATATCATCTTGTGGTATAATTGTTGATGCAGGCTGCTCATTGGTTTCGGTGATTACTGGTTCAGGCTGCTCATTAGCTGCATCAGTTGATTCAACAACAGTTGGGATATGATTGTCCTGTAGTGGAGCATTCTCAATGTGAGTCTCAACATCGTCTTCAGGCAGAGAAGCATCTGCAGGAAGTGCTGGGATGTGAGCTGCTCATGAGTTATCAGCATTGTCACAGGGATCAGGCATTAGGAATTGAGTTGATTGCTAAAGAAATGAGTCACCTTCTTCAACAATTGTCCATTTCGAAAGGGAAGCAGTCTTCTCTGAACTGAACATCTCTACTAATAAAAAAGGACTGTGTTTCCATATCATATAACTTGTATCTTCTCTGAGTTTTAGCATATCCTATGAAAATTTCCTTCCTTGCTCTAGGTGCAAACTTGTCTCCCTTAGGCAGATTGTTTGCATAACATAGGCAGCCAAATACCTTTAGATGATCCAACTTGCTAACCTTCCCAAACAATAATTCAAAAGGTGTTTTTCCTCCTAAAACTGAAGAAGGTACTCTATTGATCAAATATACAACACTCTTTACACAGTCACCCCAAAATTTGATAGGTATCCTACTCTGAAATTTCAGTGCCCTGACTACTTCCAAGATGTGTCTATGCTTCCTTTCAACCACCCTTTTTGTTGGGGTGTATAAGGACAACTACTTTGGTGTAAAATACCAAGAGATGACAGCAATTCATTACACTGTGTATTGAAGAACTCAGTCCCATTATCAAATCTTACAATCTTAACACACACACCAAATTGATTCTGAATTAAAGACAAAAAATCAACATAGCACAAACTTCACATTTTGACTGAATCAAACAAGCCCAAGTGTATCTGCTGAAATCATCAACAACTGTAACTAAATACTTTTTTCTATCATAAGTGGGTACCTTATAGGGTCCCCAAACATCTAGATGAACAAGTTCAAAAATAGCTGAGGACTTAGAATTGCTGACAGGAAATGGTAATCTACATTGTTTAGCTCAGGTACATATACAACAAGATTCTAATTGTCTAGTATTTATTCTGCCTTGTAGGGATGAAATGTGTTGCATAGCTTCCAATAAAGCATGACCTAGCCTGAAATGCCAAAGTGCACTCTCTGTGTGTTCTTTTGATATTGATCCAGCTGCTACTACTGCACCTCTTTCCTTCAGCATATACAAACCTCCACACTTCTTACCAATCCCTAATACCTTGCCATTGTAGAGCTCCTGTAATAAATAGAAGTTAGGATAAAATCCAACAAAGCATTTAAGGTCCTTTGTTAGCTTTGCTACAAATAATAGATTAAACTTAAAGTCTGGAACATATAGGAAATCTCTAATGCACTGATCTCCTAGAATCACTGCATTCCCTGTGTCTGTTATCTCAGCTCTACTTCCTGTTGGTAATTGCACTCCAATTCCTTCATTTTCCTCTAATTCTTTTGTATTGTTTAAAACTTCCTTATTGCAAGTAATGTGATGTGTTGCTCCAGAATCTATTATCCACTCTCTTAAAGAAGCACTGGATAATAAAGAAACAATACCTGCCATATTGATAGAACACTCACCACCAGATGGCTTGTTCAACAATCCCACCAGTTGTTTATATTGTTCTTCTGTCAAGAAGTGTCCTTGTCCTTGTGGAAGACTTCCACGTCTACATCAATATTGTTGACATAAATTCTTCCTCCTGCTCCTGCTAGTTTCTTTTTACTCTTGAAATCAGTTGGATATCCAACAATTTTGTAACAGTTTTCTTTTAGGTGTCCTTTGTACCCATAGTGCTCACAAATTAGCCCTGCTTTCTTAGGCTTGAAGCCTTGAGTTCTTCCTGCTAACATAATTAGAGGATCTTATTTGCATCACCAACACCCAAGGATCTTTGACTTTCTTTCTGTATTACTATAACATATGCTTCATTCACAGTAACTGCAGGTCTTCTTAGCAGCACATTACTTCTTACATTACCATAACTTTCATTCAATCCCATTAAAAATTGTAATAACCTCTGATTAGCTAGATGTTCTATGGATGGCCTAGATTCTTCACAATCACATGAAGACAAAAGAACTAACACATCTAGCTCACTCCATAGATCATTCATCTTCGAGTAGTAAGTAGTTACAGAATTTGTACCTTGTTTCAAACTGGCGATTTCTGTCCATAGATGATATATTTTAGTCAAACTGCATCTATCAAACCTTTCCTTGAAATCGATCCACACTTTCCTCATACTAGACGCAAACATGATGCTGGGCATCAATTCAGCTGCAACAGTGCTACTAATCCATGAGAGTACAATCGCGTTGCACTTCTCCCATTGTTCTGCGAGTTAGCCTTTGAACATAGTTTTTACACAGGTTCTGTTAACGAATCCAAGCTTACTTTTGCCCATAAGAGCTAGCTTCATTGCCCTACTGAACAAGGCATAATTCTCAGGCCCTATGAGTTTAATTG harbors:
- the LOC142165822 gene encoding uncharacterized protein LOC142165822, which encodes MAGIVSLLSSASLREWIIDSGATHHITCNKEVLNNTKELEENEGIGVQLPTGSRAEITDTGNAVILGDQCIRDFLYVPDFKFNLLFVAKLTKDLKCFVGFYPNFYLLQELYNGKVLGIGKKCGGLYMLKERGAVVAAGSISKEHTESALWHFRLPFPVSNSKSSAIFELVHLDVWGPYKNQFGVCVKIVRFDNGTEFFNTQCNELLSSLAHIPALPADASLPEDDVETHIENAPLQDNHIPTVVESTDAANEQPEPAYLQAFSILTEPRSFKEAATDKNWIEPMKQDVKSLEDNQTWEIKYKANGEVDRYKAKLVAKGYTQQELLDYHETFSPVAKMVTVRTVIAVATSNDWPLFHMDVNNAFL